A single region of the Candidatus Poribacteria bacterium genome encodes:
- a CDS encoding sugar phosphate isomerase/epimerase produces MRLGVVGLCGDFRTLTSDEIANIKALEFTGLSFHFRSAEIPSVPPDACTRCVQMLEAAKLDLVQFGITYDECLFHPDTAVREAAIESVQRGMATAVSLGAHHYLFRPGSLNPDGAWTSHRDNHLPESMERLIETLKPIAEHAEQHELTLVMETHAVSIMGSPEICRDIVERVGSDRLRIVMDFVNHFQTLLQVYDSEDRLNHIFDVMGPVAPMAHIKDISVQNGLVLHLNEEVPGEGELALGVALKRFDALYPDGYGLIEHLPAEKIPLANSNVRRIAAENGVNIY; encoded by the coding sequence ATGAGACTTGGCGTTGTTGGACTCTGTGGCGACTTCCGCACACTTACATCAGATGAAATCGCAAATATCAAGGCTTTGGAATTTACTGGATTAAGCTTCCATTTCCGCAGCGCAGAAATCCCGTCTGTACCACCAGACGCTTGTACCCGCTGTGTGCAAATGTTAGAAGCAGCAAAACTCGACCTTGTGCAATTCGGCATAACTTACGACGAATGCCTCTTTCATCCAGACACCGCTGTCCGAGAAGCCGCTATTGAAAGCGTCCAACGCGGTATGGCAACCGCTGTCTCTCTTGGTGCACACCACTACCTTTTCCGTCCTGGTAGTCTTAATCCCGATGGCGCGTGGACATCTCACCGAGATAACCACCTCCCAGAATCAATGGAACGGTTGATCGAGACCTTGAAACCGATTGCGGAACATGCCGAACAACATGAACTGACGCTTGTTATGGAAACACATGCAGTTTCCATTATGGGTTCACCGGAAATCTGTCGCGATATCGTAGAGCGGGTCGGTTCCGATCGACTTCGCATCGTCATGGATTTTGTTAACCACTTTCAAACACTCCTACAGGTTTATGATAGTGAAGACCGTCTGAACCACATTTTTGACGTAATGGGTCCCGTCGCACCTATGGCGCATATTAAAGACATCAGCGTTCAGAACGGTTTGGTCCTCCACCTCAATGAGGAGGTCCCCGGCGAAGGTGAATTGGCACTCGGTGTAGCACTCAAACGTTTCGATGCACTCTATCCGGACGGCTACGGATTGATAGAACATCTCCCCGCGGAGAAGATTCCGCTCGCGAATAGCAATGTTCGACGAATCGCCGCCGAGAACGGCGTTAATATCTACTAA
- the lpxB gene encoding lipid-A-disaccharide synthase, whose translation MTPKVMIVAGEPSGDLHASHVARQLKALCPDITLFGMGGDQMEAASVKLDLHIRDSAVMGFADVVRVLPMFLRKQAYLKQRIREEHPDVLLLVDFAEFNMPLAKFAQRQGVSVVYYIPPKAWAWRAGRAKKLAKWADVVAAIFPFEAEFYRDAGANAEFVGHPLVDFARTALSPQEAREHLDLCETESAQNAPVIGLMPGSRRSEIRHILPVMLKAAANIAQAYPDAQWILPLAPGISRDLIAKCQHELLNTRIPSLKIVEHQTYPAMRASTLLLVTSGTATLEAACLGTPMIILFRTASVNWHIVKALTPLERSGLPNLIAGRDIVPELLQTELTPTALTTLALDFLKHPQKREEQREALQAVYAQLGTVGAAERTAELVLDAAESL comes from the coding sequence ATGACTCCGAAAGTTATGATTGTCGCTGGGGAACCGTCTGGTGACCTGCACGCTTCTCATGTTGCTCGGCAACTCAAGGCACTCTGTCCCGATATAACACTCTTCGGCATGGGTGGCGACCAGATGGAAGCGGCCTCAGTGAAACTTGATCTTCACATCCGAGATTCCGCTGTCATGGGGTTTGCCGATGTTGTCAGAGTCCTACCAATGTTCCTTCGGAAACAGGCGTATCTGAAACAACGTATCCGTGAAGAACACCCGGATGTGCTTCTCCTTGTGGATTTTGCTGAGTTTAACATGCCGTTAGCGAAATTCGCGCAGCGGCAGGGTGTATCAGTTGTCTATTACATTCCGCCGAAAGCGTGGGCGTGGCGTGCTGGTCGAGCAAAGAAACTGGCTAAATGGGCAGATGTTGTCGCAGCAATCTTCCCTTTTGAGGCAGAATTTTACCGAGATGCCGGTGCCAACGCAGAATTCGTAGGACATCCGCTCGTTGATTTTGCGCGAACCGCCCTGAGTCCACAAGAGGCACGCGAACATCTTGACTTATGTGAAACAGAAAGCGCGCAGAACGCGCCTGTTATCGGGTTGATGCCGGGGAGCCGCCGTTCTGAGATCCGTCATATTTTGCCGGTGATGCTAAAAGCCGCTGCGAACATTGCTCAGGCCTACCCAGATGCCCAATGGATACTCCCGTTAGCCCCCGGAATTTCACGTGATCTTATTGCAAAGTGTCAGCATGAACTCTTGAACACTCGAATCCCATCCCTTAAAATTGTAGAGCACCAGACCTATCCAGCGATGCGGGCATCAACCTTGCTGTTGGTTACTTCCGGCACGGCAACGCTTGAAGCAGCATGCCTCGGGACACCGATGATTATCCTCTTTCGGACTGCATCGGTTAACTGGCACATTGTCAAGGCGTTGACACCCTTAGAGCGAAGCGGACTTCCTAACCTTATTGCCGGGCGTGACATTGTCCCGGAACTGCTACAGACGGAACTGACACCGACTGCTTTGACGACGTTGGCACTCGATTTTCTAAAGCATCCACAGAAACGAGAAGAACAACGCGAGGCACTTCAAGCAGTTTATGCGCAACTCGGCACGGTTGGTGCCGCTGAACGCACTGCTGAATTGGTGTTAGATGCTGCAGAAAGTCTGTAA
- a CDS encoding fumarylacetoacetate hydrolase family protein, which yields MKLARYELNGAIGYGTVSGENLNVLSGCPFGEYSETGDTVALADVKLLAPTTPTKVLAVGLNYRSHLDGAPEPTNPEIFIKTPSCINDPGGNIELPDGDDDVHAEGELVVIIKKQTRKATPEEAAANILGVTCGNDVSARTWQSNDLQWWRAKASDTFGPIGPVIATDVDYTDAQLETRINGEVVQKQTTADLIFPVTTIVSFISQAITLEPGDAIFTGTPGTTTALKAGDVVEIEIEGIGVLKNSVVGQ from the coding sequence ATGAAGTTGGCAAGATATGAATTAAATGGCGCAATTGGTTACGGCACTGTTTCAGGAGAAAATCTGAACGTACTATCGGGATGCCCGTTTGGTGAATATAGCGAAACAGGCGATACTGTAGCATTAGCGGATGTCAAACTCCTCGCACCGACAACACCGACAAAGGTGTTAGCTGTCGGCTTGAATTACCGGAGCCACTTAGACGGTGCTCCGGAACCGACAAACCCCGAAATCTTCATCAAAACGCCTTCTTGTATTAATGACCCGGGGGGCAATATCGAATTACCGGACGGCGATGATGACGTACACGCCGAAGGCGAACTCGTCGTCATTATAAAGAAACAGACACGAAAGGCGACACCAGAAGAAGCAGCCGCCAACATCTTAGGCGTGACATGCGGCAACGATGTTAGCGCACGGACATGGCAAAGCAACGACTTGCAGTGGTGGCGCGCCAAAGCATCGGATACCTTCGGCCCCATAGGTCCTGTCATCGCTACGGATGTTGACTATACGGACGCGCAATTGGAGACCCGTATCAACGGCGAAGTCGTTCAGAAACAGACAACCGCAGACCTTATTTTCCCTGTAACAACCATTGTCAGTTTCATCTCACAGGCGATAACCCTTGAACCGGGAGATGCAATCTTTACTGGCACACCCGGGACAACCACGGCGTTGAAAGCCGGTGATGTCGTTGAAATTGAGATTGAAGGTATCGGCGTTCTGAAAAACAGTGTTGTCGGACAGTAA
- the lpxK gene encoding tetraacyldisaccharide 4'-kinase — protein MRRIPSRDLASLQQKLLATPLRFLLIPLSWLYGASVWIRNRLYTLGLFKARTLPCRVISVGNIVVGGTGKTPAVITIASHLQKQGKRVAILLRGYKRQSREKVTIVSDGKRVCASLGESGDEAYMMATHLSGIPIVVSSQRYQAGRVALECFEVDVLLLDDGFQHRQLARDIDILTVRTERPFGDSVKLLPAGTLREPPTALQRADIILLTRTEAANISLHAKEIVKRFTPNALILESVHQPVYLYPLAGNKSRKKTNILDTAKALEGKRILAVCGIGNPDALVTTLMRCSPENVKLLAFPDHHVYTEADLGQMDRAFQAAQADMIVTTQKDEGKLEPFVVDWELPIFVLEVALVITEGVEKLTEVLLSDL, from the coding sequence ATGAGACGCATACCTTCTCGCGATCTTGCCTCACTACAACAGAAACTTCTCGCCACCCCATTGCGCTTTTTGTTGATTCCGCTCAGTTGGCTCTATGGTGCAAGTGTTTGGATCCGGAATCGACTTTATACACTGGGTCTGTTTAAGGCGCGTACGTTGCCGTGTCGCGTCATCAGTGTTGGTAATATTGTTGTCGGTGGAACGGGAAAAACACCTGCTGTTATCACTATTGCAAGCCATCTACAAAAACAAGGGAAGCGTGTCGCTATTCTGCTGCGCGGGTATAAACGCCAATCTCGTGAAAAGGTAACAATTGTCTCGGATGGTAAAAGGGTGTGTGCTTCCTTAGGAGAGAGCGGCGATGAAGCATACATGATGGCGACGCATCTCAGCGGTATTCCGATTGTTGTAAGCAGTCAACGCTATCAGGCAGGACGGGTCGCCCTTGAATGTTTTGAGGTAGATGTCCTACTTTTGGATGACGGATTCCAACACCGGCAGCTTGCGCGTGATATTGATATTCTCACGGTCCGCACAGAACGTCCTTTTGGAGACTCGGTGAAATTGCTGCCCGCAGGGACCTTACGTGAGCCACCTACCGCTCTCCAACGTGCAGACATCATCTTGTTGACACGGACAGAGGCCGCTAACATATCGCTACACGCTAAAGAGATAGTGAAGCGATTCACACCGAATGCGCTGATTCTGGAGAGTGTCCATCAGCCGGTCTATCTCTATCCGTTGGCAGGCAATAAAAGCAGGAAGAAAACTAATATCCTTGATACTGCGAAAGCACTTGAGGGGAAACGGATCCTTGCAGTCTGTGGAATCGGAAATCCAGACGCGCTTGTCACAACACTCATGCGGTGTTCTCCAGAAAATGTGAAATTATTGGCATTTCCTGATCATCACGTCTATACCGAGGCAGATTTAGGACAAATGGACAGGGCATTTCAAGCTGCGCAAGCGGATATGATTGTCACAACACAAAAGGACGAGGGCAAACTGGAACCGTTTGTGGTAGACTGGGAACTTCCGATATTTGTGCTTGAGGTTGCGCTGGTTATCACCGAAGGCGTTGAGAAACTGACGGAGGTCCTGTTATCGGATCTTTAA
- the argC gene encoding N-acetyl-gamma-glutamyl-phosphate reductase — translation MIKVGIVGASGYSGSELLRFLANHSGGLQVALCTSETYAGQCIDSVLPNLRGFLSSAFEPLDLDSLKERVDVVVLAVPHKVAMAFVPQILAQGLRVVDFSADYRLEDAETYEAWYHTEHTSAELMPQAVYGLPERYRAKIRDAQLVANPGCYPTSAILAAMPLVAQGVVELDSIIVDSKSGISGAGPKPRENTHYPNRESNVVAYNIGSHRHTPEIEQELSAVASETPVRVTFTPHLVPMTRGILSTVYMRLTEEMSTEEVLGMYSGFYENEPFVRVLPSGAYPETKAVLGSNYCDVGLEVDTRTRRVVAMAAIDNLGKGAAGAVVQNLNLMFGFDETDGLKVPGMMP, via the coding sequence ATGATAAAAGTTGGGATTGTTGGTGCCTCAGGATATAGCGGTAGTGAATTGTTACGCTTTCTCGCTAACCACTCTGGAGGGTTACAGGTCGCACTCTGCACTTCTGAAACCTACGCCGGTCAGTGTATTGATAGTGTCCTCCCAAACCTCCGCGGGTTTCTCTCGTCCGCATTTGAACCGTTAGACCTTGACTCCCTCAAAGAGAGGGTGGATGTCGTTGTTCTCGCGGTTCCGCACAAAGTGGCGATGGCGTTTGTGCCACAAATTCTGGCACAAGGGCTGCGCGTTGTGGATTTCAGTGCAGACTATCGACTTGAGGATGCTGAGACTTACGAAGCGTGGTATCACACCGAACATACAAGCGCGGAACTCATGCCGCAAGCGGTGTATGGGTTGCCGGAGCGGTATCGTGCCAAGATTCGGGATGCCCAACTTGTAGCAAATCCGGGGTGTTATCCGACGAGTGCCATACTTGCGGCGATGCCGTTAGTCGCGCAAGGTGTTGTGGAATTGGACTCCATTATTGTTGATTCCAAATCCGGCATTTCGGGTGCTGGTCCGAAACCGCGTGAAAATACACATTACCCAAATCGAGAGTCTAACGTTGTTGCCTATAATATCGGTTCGCATCGGCATACACCGGAAATTGAACAGGAATTAAGTGCTGTTGCATCGGAAACCCCGGTTCGTGTGACATTCACCCCACACCTTGTTCCAATGACGCGGGGTATTCTCAGCACTGTTTATATGCGGCTCACCGAGGAGATGTCCACTGAAGAAGTCCTCGGCATGTATTCAGGCTTTTACGAGAACGAGCCGTTTGTTCGGGTGCTTCCTTCCGGAGCATATCCGGAGACAAAGGCGGTGCTCGGCAGTAATTATTGTGATGTTGGGCTTGAAGTCGATACGCGGACCCGCCGCGTCGTCGCGATGGCAGCGATTGATAACCTCGGTAAAGGTGCTGCGGGTGCTGTAGTGCAGAATCTCAATCTGATGTTCGGTTTTGATGAAACCGATGGACTGAAGGTGCCGGGGATGATGCCGTGA
- a CDS encoding transposase, with the protein MLKNVRIAHLLGHLFRPYMLAATFLSLTFLSVAFGQDDTITDTVTEGARSIWPQARVYAVVVVILFLFSGIFYLIRLFQKDKLLKTLLNKYVVFQMKDGRRYRGTMRLEITGMEIISEESRQRGHAPSYIFKTQEREDQIVAYIRYHDTMNERELRERAWELERVYHSPFIYKMRRKIRNMFVALREASSNAISMLSQSVKKSVGGQFERYNEAYQEALGGKGDITGLNQLDESTEYLEKQETYERLIERLVGTRIKVRVQFRSGEENHRGEYTAILKDYNEKHITLMDVKDNDNNGYRDQWGYELEYKHNLDALNRRDDRGLRCRAEGDDENGYFLVFENNTPYQIRLGKIEFFDGPPPWGWDAEFKKYMINAFSVQKLPVQPVAKHNVGPFVRIAKPERLTPRNYKKFRINFCSFRDADIIFPRTCCTIVESAEKYQPELFSLTGLTDTILDMSDTEDIAIADKDGHPIHGVNVVHGYVTNVNEERIDLKTIDISYSRRWDVENAFRRFDNKFRRGFPIHKRLLPINRTKITAHASIVEQIHNNPVRHEALAPLVYPQARSLNTAEQRARRRKLIRNRIVGNINATFNTKFWKPNDGVPKTPGVTRSEVQMAMPVRLMAFTGNTSKVEFPVLERFEYIQDHHMIYRETQNLRTDRLPKTDILWIGNGEIYKSGYRLNIDAEHRIKNFVSQGGVAIVSGQDVKTSTKQRRGTGWIPEPLTGIACDETYELFPTLRGKRSRIFQNPNPLNGNHRTDPEAMEQPLIRLDDMWLDPLGKWTSLAKTNIAAAGLPSDGFENASALLLLPFQKGLYIVTSLKNETEEDVRINDKIMENLLHFSVKWLDKQRSQHKLQSSTR; encoded by the coding sequence ATGCTTAAAAACGTAAGGATCGCACATCTTTTAGGACACCTCTTTCGACCCTATATGCTGGCGGCTACTTTTCTCTCGCTTACGTTTTTGTCTGTAGCGTTTGGGCAGGATGATACGATTACCGACACGGTCACAGAAGGGGCACGCAGTATCTGGCCACAAGCGCGGGTCTACGCGGTCGTGGTCGTAATTCTCTTCCTCTTCAGTGGGATATTCTATCTGATAAGGCTCTTTCAGAAGGATAAACTTCTCAAGACACTCCTTAACAAATATGTTGTTTTTCAGATGAAGGACGGCAGACGTTACCGAGGCACAATGCGGCTTGAGATCACAGGGATGGAAATCATCTCTGAGGAATCCCGTCAGCGCGGGCATGCCCCAAGTTATATCTTCAAGACACAAGAACGTGAAGATCAAATTGTCGCATACATCCGCTACCACGATACGATGAACGAGCGAGAATTACGGGAACGCGCCTGGGAACTGGAGCGGGTCTACCACTCACCATTTATCTACAAAATGCGGCGGAAAATCCGAAATATGTTCGTCGCCCTCAGAGAGGCCTCATCGAACGCTATCAGCATGCTGTCTCAAAGCGTTAAGAAAAGTGTTGGTGGACAATTTGAACGGTACAACGAAGCGTATCAAGAAGCACTCGGAGGAAAAGGAGATATAACAGGACTCAATCAGCTGGACGAATCCACCGAATATTTGGAGAAGCAGGAGACCTATGAGCGTCTAATTGAGCGTTTGGTCGGTACCCGTATTAAAGTCCGTGTCCAGTTTCGCTCCGGCGAAGAGAACCACAGGGGTGAATACACCGCTATCCTCAAAGACTACAATGAAAAACATATAACATTGATGGATGTGAAAGATAATGACAACAACGGTTACAGAGACCAATGGGGCTATGAACTTGAGTATAAGCACAACTTAGATGCGCTGAACCGCCGCGATGACCGTGGCTTGCGCTGTCGCGCCGAAGGCGACGACGAAAACGGATATTTTCTTGTTTTTGAAAACAATACGCCTTATCAGATCCGACTTGGGAAAATCGAGTTTTTTGACGGTCCACCCCCATGGGGATGGGACGCTGAATTTAAAAAATATATGATCAACGCCTTCAGTGTTCAGAAACTCCCAGTCCAACCCGTTGCCAAACATAATGTCGGTCCATTTGTGCGTATTGCGAAGCCTGAGCGGCTTACGCCAAGAAATTATAAAAAGTTTAGAATCAACTTTTGCTCCTTCCGAGATGCCGATATAATTTTCCCACGCACATGCTGCACTATCGTCGAAAGCGCGGAGAAATATCAACCCGAGCTCTTCAGTCTAACTGGTTTGACCGACACAATTCTCGATATGAGCGATACTGAAGACATCGCTATCGCTGACAAGGATGGTCATCCTATCCACGGTGTTAACGTCGTTCACGGATATGTAACGAACGTCAACGAAGAACGTATCGACTTGAAGACGATTGATATCAGCTACAGCCGACGATGGGATGTTGAAAACGCCTTCCGCCGTTTCGATAACAAATTCCGACGTGGATTTCCCATCCATAAAAGGCTTCTGCCGATAAACCGCACCAAGATTACAGCGCATGCCTCTATCGTTGAGCAGATACACAACAACCCCGTTCGGCACGAGGCGTTGGCACCGCTCGTTTACCCGCAAGCACGCAGTCTAAACACCGCAGAACAGCGCGCACGCCGCCGAAAATTGATACGTAACCGCATTGTCGGAAACATAAATGCTACCTTCAATACCAAATTTTGGAAACCGAACGATGGGGTTCCCAAGACACCCGGTGTCACACGCTCAGAAGTCCAGATGGCAATGCCAGTCAGGCTTATGGCATTCACTGGTAATACATCTAAAGTCGAATTCCCGGTCCTGGAACGTTTTGAATACATTCAGGATCATCACATGATTTACAGGGAAACTCAAAATCTGCGAACCGATCGACTCCCGAAAACCGATATTTTGTGGATCGGCAACGGCGAAATTTACAAATCCGGCTACCGACTGAACATTGATGCTGAACATCGGATTAAAAATTTCGTCAGCCAAGGTGGGGTCGCCATCGTCTCTGGACAAGATGTCAAAACCAGCACCAAACAGCGCCGCGGAACTGGATGGATACCGGAACCGCTTACCGGCATTGCATGTGACGAAACTTACGAGTTATTTCCCACATTGCGAGGGAAACGTTCACGCATCTTCCAAAATCCGAATCCGCTAAATGGAAACCATCGTACGGATCCAGAGGCAATGGAGCAGCCCCTTATTCGACTCGATGATATGTGGCTCGATCCACTCGGGAAATGGACATCTCTCGCTAAAACCAACATCGCTGCAGCCGGACTCCCAAGCGACGGATTTGAAAACGCATCCGCGCTGCTCCTGCTCCCCTTCCAGAAGGGCTTATATATCGTTACTAGCTTGAAGAATGAGACAGAAGAGGACGTACGCATCAACGATAAAATCATGGAAAATCTGCTCCATTTTTCTGTCAAATGGTTGGACAAACAACGTTCCCAGCACAAGTTACAGAGCTCTACAAGATAA